A portion of the Burkholderia sp. GAS332 genome contains these proteins:
- a CDS encoding ATP dependent helicase, Lhr family: protein MARRVPIYASMTSASTSATAVGTPSDSSSLDPALGTTSDTVSRPASKPASSPGSRSLTASALDDLHPAVANWFRKAFPTPTDAQAAAWPQIRSGRSTLVAAPTGSGKTLTAFLSALDELVCQGLANGGVLPDETLVVYVSPLKALSNDIRLNLQMPLQGIAAELDALGLPPLDIRTAVRTGDTTQQERNALRKRAPHILVTTPESLYVLLGSDSGRRMLSTVRTVIVDEIHALAGSKRGSHLALSLERLDALCQRRLPRIGLSATQKPVSAVARFLVGGASIESGTPADCAIVDVGHIRERDLALEIPPVPLEAVMPNEVWERVYDRLAELVAMHRTTLIFVNTRRMAERAARHLTERLGKDVVAAHHGSLAKEHRFDAEQRLKRGELRVLIATASLELGIDIGDVDLVCQMGSPRAIAPFLQRVGRSGHHVGGMPKGRLFPASRDDLIECAALLDCVRRGELDALRIPRAPLDVLAQQIVAEVSSAEWSEDALFERMRRAAPYADLKREQYDAVLRMLAEGYTSRNGPRGAYIHRDAVSGTLRGRRGGKLVAVTSGGTIPENADYAVVLEPQAINIGTVNEDFAVESLAGDVFQLGNASYRILRIESGRVRVEDAQGQPPNIPFWLGEAPGRSDELSFGVARLREQIGRLLDGKDAEGDAVASQSKPHSPRRKSARAASSTDSDSSAAHGTTALTIAEATQSESQFLTARLQRAVGWLVDTLNLEEAAARQIVDYLARARAALSVLPTQNTLVMERFFDESGGTQLVIHAPFGSRVNRAWGLALRKRFCRNFNFELQAAATEDAIVLSLTGSHSFVLDDVWRYLHSNTAEHLLIQALLDAPLFGVRWRWNATTSLGLPRYTGGRKTPPQLQRMRSEDLLASVFPEQAACLENIVGERELPHHPLVDQTVDDCLHEAMDSESWLALLRRIEQGGVQLIARDLPAPSPLAAEILNAKPYAFLDDAPIEERRTQAVLNRRWTDPSSADDLGALDADAIDSVRDEAWPQARSADEMHEALSGLACITEAEARNGEGWPAWLASLAGSGRATRLQIAADDALWLPAERLTCFQALYPDAPCEPPLTAPKGYTDTWSADDALLDVLRARLTGFGPLPARAIARALGLPTASVELTLTRLEAEGYMMRGRFSPGATEEEWCERHLLARIHRYTVKRLRREIEPVERHDFMRFLFEWQHLTPDTRSEGRDALAAVLDQLEGFQAAAAAWEEDILPARVKAYANSSLDELCRAGKIVWTRLTERARNAAGPVRSTPIVLLPRAQVRVWRALIDPSKQPELSARAQNVYDTLSQHGAMFFDELLTEVSGLRMELENALGELVAAGLVNSDSFAGLRALLKPVAKRSAYSSSRRARSSALIGGMDDAGRWALVSRQPVVTAAETSPARRQQVAPEVLEHVAMTLLRRYGVVFWRLLEREAEWLPPWRDLLRVYQRLEARGIIRGGRFVNGLAGEQFALPEAIPLLREVRRHANDGAFVCVAGTDPLNLAGTLLVGERVPSVAGNRVLYRDGVVVATLVAGAFWFAPSVETIPSEREHARSLLARRF, encoded by the coding sequence ATGGCACGCCGCGTCCCCATCTATGCCAGCATGACTTCGGCCTCGACATCCGCCACCGCCGTGGGCACGCCCTCTGATTCTTCGAGCTTGGATCCGGCATTGGGGACGACTTCAGATACTGTCTCGCGCCCTGCTTCGAAACCTGCTTCGAGCCCCGGTTCGCGCTCTTTAACGGCCAGCGCGCTGGATGATCTCCATCCCGCGGTCGCCAACTGGTTCCGCAAGGCGTTCCCCACCCCCACCGACGCCCAGGCTGCCGCGTGGCCGCAGATTCGCAGTGGGCGTTCGACCCTGGTCGCCGCGCCCACCGGATCGGGCAAGACCCTCACCGCGTTCCTGTCCGCGCTTGACGAACTCGTCTGCCAAGGCCTCGCCAACGGCGGTGTCTTGCCGGACGAAACGCTCGTGGTCTACGTCTCACCGCTCAAGGCCCTCTCCAATGACATCCGCCTCAATCTGCAAATGCCGTTGCAAGGCATCGCCGCGGAGCTCGACGCGCTCGGCCTGCCGCCGCTAGACATCCGCACCGCCGTACGCACCGGCGACACCACGCAGCAGGAGCGCAACGCGCTGAGAAAACGCGCACCCCATATTCTCGTGACCACGCCGGAATCGCTGTACGTCCTGCTCGGCTCGGATTCCGGCCGCCGCATGCTGTCGACGGTGCGCACGGTGATCGTCGATGAAATTCATGCGCTCGCCGGCAGCAAGCGCGGCAGCCATCTGGCGCTCAGCCTAGAACGGCTCGACGCGCTGTGTCAGCGGCGCTTGCCGCGGATCGGCCTGTCGGCGACGCAAAAACCGGTCAGCGCCGTCGCGCGCTTTCTGGTGGGCGGCGCAAGCATCGAAAGCGGCACGCCCGCGGACTGCGCTATCGTCGACGTCGGTCACATCCGCGAGCGCGATCTCGCGCTGGAGATTCCCCCCGTGCCGCTCGAAGCGGTCATGCCCAACGAGGTGTGGGAGCGCGTCTACGACCGCCTCGCCGAACTGGTCGCGATGCATCGCACCACGCTGATTTTCGTCAACACGCGCCGCATGGCCGAGCGCGCCGCGCGCCATCTGACCGAGCGCCTGGGCAAGGACGTGGTCGCCGCGCATCACGGCAGCCTCGCCAAGGAGCATCGTTTCGACGCCGAGCAGCGCCTGAAACGCGGTGAGTTGCGTGTGCTGATCGCCACCGCTTCGCTGGAACTGGGTATCGATATCGGCGACGTCGATCTGGTCTGCCAGATGGGTTCGCCACGCGCGATCGCGCCGTTTCTGCAACGGGTGGGTCGCTCGGGCCACCATGTCGGCGGCATGCCGAAGGGCCGGCTGTTTCCGGCTTCGCGCGACGATCTGATCGAATGCGCGGCGCTGCTCGATTGCGTGCGGCGCGGCGAACTCGATGCGTTGCGGATTCCGCGCGCACCGCTCGATGTGCTCGCCCAACAGATCGTCGCCGAAGTATCGAGCGCCGAATGGAGCGAAGACGCCCTGTTCGAGAGGATGCGGCGCGCGGCACCTTATGCCGACCTAAAACGCGAGCAATACGACGCCGTGTTGCGCATGCTGGCCGAAGGTTATACAAGCCGCAATGGCCCCCGCGGCGCCTATATTCATCGCGACGCGGTGAGCGGCACCTTGCGCGGCCGGCGCGGCGGCAAACTGGTCGCCGTGACCTCAGGCGGCACCATTCCCGAGAACGCCGACTATGCGGTGGTGCTCGAACCGCAGGCGATCAATATCGGTACCGTCAACGAGGATTTCGCCGTAGAGAGTCTTGCCGGCGATGTGTTTCAACTCGGCAATGCGTCATACCGGATTCTGCGGATCGAGAGCGGCCGGGTGCGAGTCGAGGACGCCCAGGGGCAGCCGCCGAATATTCCGTTCTGGCTCGGCGAGGCGCCGGGGCGCAGCGATGAACTGTCGTTTGGCGTCGCGCGCTTGCGTGAGCAGATCGGGCGCTTGCTCGATGGGAAGGACGCCGAGGGCGACGCCGTAGCGTCGCAAAGCAAGCCGCATTCGCCACGGCGCAAGTCCGCACGCGCAGCGTCGAGCACAGATTCAGATTCGAGCGCTGCTCACGGCACGACAGCACTGACTATCGCCGAAGCGACGCAGTCTGAAAGCCAGTTCCTGACCGCGCGCCTCCAACGCGCAGTTGGCTGGCTCGTCGACACGCTCAATCTCGAGGAAGCCGCCGCGCGGCAAATCGTCGACTATCTCGCGCGAGCACGCGCCGCCCTCAGCGTATTGCCGACGCAAAACACGCTGGTCATGGAACGTTTCTTCGACGAGTCCGGCGGCACGCAACTCGTGATCCACGCACCGTTCGGCAGCCGAGTGAACCGCGCGTGGGGCCTCGCGTTGCGCAAGCGTTTTTGCCGGAACTTCAACTTCGAACTGCAAGCCGCCGCCACCGAAGACGCCATCGTCCTCTCGCTCACCGGCAGCCATTCGTTCGTCCTCGACGACGTGTGGCGCTACCTGCATTCGAACACCGCCGAGCATCTGCTGATCCAGGCGCTGCTCGACGCACCGCTCTTCGGCGTGCGCTGGCGCTGGAACGCGACCACCTCGCTCGGCTTGCCGCGTTATACCGGCGGGCGCAAGACGCCGCCGCAATTGCAGCGCATGCGTAGCGAAGATCTGCTGGCCAGCGTGTTTCCCGAGCAGGCCGCGTGCCTGGAGAACATCGTCGGTGAACGCGAACTGCCGCATCATCCATTAGTGGACCAAACCGTCGACGACTGTCTGCACGAAGCAATGGACAGCGAAAGCTGGCTTGCCTTGCTGCGTCGTATCGAACAGGGCGGCGTGCAACTGATCGCCCGCGATTTGCCGGCGCCATCACCGCTTGCCGCCGAAATCCTCAATGCCAAGCCCTACGCCTTTCTCGACGACGCGCCGATCGAGGAGCGCCGCACGCAAGCCGTGCTGAACCGCCGCTGGACCGATCCGTCCAGCGCGGACGACCTCGGTGCGCTCGATGCCGACGCGATCGACAGCGTGCGCGACGAAGCTTGGCCGCAAGCGCGCAGCGCTGACGAGATGCACGAAGCGCTGAGCGGCCTCGCCTGCATCACCGAGGCCGAAGCGCGCAACGGTGAAGGCTGGCCGGCATGGCTCGCGTCGCTGGCCGGATCCGGCCGCGCGACGCGCCTGCAAATCGCCGCCGACGACGCGCTGTGGCTGCCCGCCGAGCGCCTGACCTGCTTCCAGGCGCTCTACCCTGACGCCCCGTGTGAACCGCCGCTCACCGCCCCGAAGGGCTACACCGACACGTGGAGCGCGGACGACGCACTGCTCGACGTGCTGCGCGCCCGGCTGACCGGCTTCGGCCCGCTCCCCGCACGCGCGATCGCGCGGGCGCTGGGGTTGCCCACGGCATCCGTCGAACTCACGCTGACGCGTCTCGAAGCGGAAGGCTACATGATGCGCGGCCGCTTTTCGCCGGGCGCAACCGAAGAAGAATGGTGCGAGCGTCATTTACTGGCGCGGATCCACCGTTACACGGTGAAACGCTTGCGACGCGAAATCGAGCCGGTGGAACGGCACGACTTTATGCGTTTTCTATTCGAATGGCAGCATTTGACACCGGACACGCGCAGCGAAGGACGCGACGCATTGGCCGCCGTGCTCGACCAATTGGAAGGTTTTCAGGCCGCGGCGGCCGCATGGGAAGAAGACATTCTGCCTGCACGCGTGAAGGCGTACGCGAACAGTTCGCTGGACGAACTATGCCGTGCCGGTAAGATCGTCTGGACCCGCCTGACCGAGCGGGCACGCAATGCGGCGGGACCGGTGCGCAGCACGCCGATCGTGCTTTTACCGCGCGCTCAGGTGCGCGTATGGCGCGCGCTGATCGACCCGTCGAAACAACCGGAGCTATCGGCCCGCGCGCAAAACGTCTACGACACCTTATCGCAACATGGCGCGATGTTCTTCGACGAATTGCTGACCGAGGTAAGCGGCTTGCGTATGGAACTGGAGAACGCGCTGGGCGAGCTGGTCGCCGCCGGCCTCGTGAATTCCGACAGTTTCGCGGGCTTGCGGGCGTTATTGAAGCCCGTCGCCAAACGCAGTGCCTATTCGAGTAGCCGGCGTGCCAGGTCGAGCGCATTGATCGGAGGAATGGACGATGCAGGACGCTGGGCGTTAGTCAGCCGGCAGCCCGTTGTTACCGCAGCGGAAACTTCGCCGGCGCGCCGTCAGCAGGTTGCCCCCGAAGTGCTCGAGCATGTCGCGATGACCTTGCTACGCCGCTATGGCGTGGTGTTCTGGCGCTTGCTCGAACGCGAAGCTGAATGGTTGCCGCCGTGGCGGGATCTGTTGCGCGTGTATCAGCGGCTCGAAGCGCGCGGCATCATTCGCGGCGGGCGGTTTGTGAACGGCCTCGCGGGCGAACAGTTTGCTTTACCGGAAGCGATTCCATTGTTGCGGGAAGTTCGACGGCATGCGAACGACGGTGCTTTTGTGTGTGTCGCAGGCACCGATCCTTTAAATCTTGCAGGTACGTTGCTGGTCGGCGAACGGGTGCCCTCTGTAGCGGGAAATCGGGTTTTGTATCGGGATGGCGTCGTTGTCGCGACGCTTGTGGCAGGCGCTTTCTGGTTTGCCCCCTCGGTGGAAACGATTCCTTCGGAGCGTGAGCACGCCCGGAGCCTGTTGGCCCGGCGGTTTTGA